In one Lolium rigidum isolate FL_2022 chromosome 3, APGP_CSIRO_Lrig_0.1, whole genome shotgun sequence genomic region, the following are encoded:
- the LOC124701390 gene encoding pentatricopeptide repeat-containing protein At4g35130, chloroplastic-like, protein MATPLLLASRAAHATAYASQHLTASTSKEPPPRVRPKRAGPGPGSTTKSLVLSHAAAGRLDDALDTLESSGSQDAFLHNVLIRAFADAGLPAGALAAYRAMLSAGARPDRFTFPVVLKCCARLGDLEHGRAAHSAAIRLGAAGADLYTGNSLLAFYARLGMVGDAERVFDGMRVRDLVTWNSMVDGYVSNGLGALALDCFREMPDALQHDGVGIIAALAACCLESALTQGREVHAYAIRHGLLERDVKVGTSLLDMYCKCGAVACAESMFASMPSRTVVTWNCMIGGYALNGHPGEAFDCFVRMKAEGHQVEVVTAINLLAACAQTDNPLYGRSVHGFVTRRQFLPHVVLETALLEMYSKVGRVKSSEAVFGRMANKTLVSWNNMIAAYMYKEMYREAIALFLDLLNQPLHPDYFTMSAVVPAFVLLGLLRQCRQMHSYIIRLGYGESTLIMNAVMHMYARCGDVVSSREIFDKMADKDVISWNTMIMGYAIHGQGRTALEMFSEMKCNGLPPNESTFVSVLTACSVSGLADEGWTQFNSMQREYGMVPQIEHYGCMADLLGRAGDLRELLKFIEGMPIAPTFRIWGSLLTASRNRNDIDLAEYAAERIFQLELEHDNTGCYVLLSSMYADAGRWRDVERIKSLMTQKGLQRTDARSIVELHGVTCSFVNGDMTHPQSKTIHEVSDVLSRKIGETDDPRNHCDPISLTSRRTTVPNKHSVRLAVVFGLISSEAGTPVLVKKNVRICNDCHHALKLISKYSGRRIVVGDTNIYHEFSDGSCCCGDYW, encoded by the coding sequence ATGGCCACGCCGCTGCTCCTCGCCTCCCGCGCCGCCCACGCCACCGCCTACGCCTCGCAGCACctcaccgcctccacctccaagGAGCCCCCGCCGCGGGTGCGGCCCAAGCGcgccggccccggccccggcagcACCACCAAGTCCCTCGTCCtctcccacgccgccgccggccgcctggaCGACGCTCTCGACACCCTCGAATCCTCCGGAAGCCAGGACGCGTTCCTCCACAACGTCCTGATCCGGGCCTTCGCCgacgcgggcctcccggcgggcgCGCTGGCAGCCTACCGCGCCATGCTCTCCGCCGGCGCGCGCCCCGACCGCTTCACCTTCCCCGTCGTCCTCAAGTGCTGCGCGCGCCTGGGAGACCTCGAGCACGGCCGCGCCGCGCACTCGGCGGCGATCAGGCTCGGCGCGGCGGGCGCCGACCTGTACACGGGCAACTCCCTCCTCGCCTTCTACGCCAGGCTCGGCATGGTGGGCGACGCCGAGAGGGTGTTCGACGGAATGCGGGTCCGGGACCTCGTCACCTGGAACTCCATGGTGGACGGGTACGTGTCCAACGGGCTCGGCGCGCTCGCGCTGGACTGCTTCCGCGAGATGCCCGACGCGCTGCAGCATGACGGCGTCGGGAtcatcgccgccctcgccgcctgcTGCCTCGAATCAGCACTGACGCAAGGGCGGGAGGTCCACGCCTACGCGATCAGGCACGGGCTGCTGGAGCGCGACGTCAAGGTCGGCACCTCGCTCCTCGACATGTACTGCAAGTGCGGCGCCGTCGCGTGCGCCGAGAGCATGTTCGCGTCCATGCCGTCGCGGACCGTGGTGACCTGGAACTGCATGATAGGCGGGTACGCGCTGAACGGGCATCCCGGCGAGGCGTTCGATTGCTTCGTGCGAATGAAGGCGGAGGGGCACCAGGTGGAGGTGGTCACCGCTATCAACCTGCTCGCTGCCTGTGCTCAGACTGACAACCCGCTCTACGGAAGGAGCGTTCACGGTTTCGTCACCAGAAGGCAGTTCCTTCCTCACGTGGTGCTCGAGACTGCGCTTCTCGAGATGTACAGCAAGGTTGGCAGAGTGAAATCGTCTGAAGCGGTGTTTGGTCGGATGGCGAACAAAACTCTGGTGTCGTGGAACAATATGATCGCTGCCTACATGTACAAGGAGATGTACAGGGAGGCGATCGCGTTGTTCCTGGACCTGCTGAACCAGCCTCTCCATCCTGATTATTTCACCATGTCGGCAGTGGTACCTGCATTCGTTCTGCTGGGGTTACTGAGGCAATGCAGGCAGATGCACAGCTACATTATCAGGCTAGGTTACGGGGAGAGCACTCTCATTATGAACGCTGTTATGCATATGTATGCCAGGTGTGGTGACGTAGTGTCCTCAAGGGAGATATTTGACAAAATGGCAGACAAGGATGTCATCTCGTGGAACACGATGATCATGGGCTATGCGATTCATGGTCAGGGGAGGACTGCATTGGAGATGTTCTCTGAGATGAAATGTAATGGACTGCCACCAAATGAGAGTACCTTCGTGTCTGTGTTGACTGCTTGCAGTGTCTCAGGCTTGGCAGATGAAGGCTGGACGCAGTTCAATTCGATGCAACGTGAGTATGGTATGGTACCACAGATTGAGCACTACGGATGCATGGCAGATCTTCTGGGTCGGGCAGGTGATCTTAGAGAGTTGCTGAAATTCATTGAAGGAATGCCAATTGCCCCAACATTCAGGATTTGGGGCTCCCTTCTGACTGCAAGCAGGAACAGGAATGATATAGATTTAGCAGAATATGCAGCAGAGAGGATATTCCAGCTAGAGCTAGAGCATGACAACACGGGTTGCTATGTTCTTCTTTCTTCCATGTACGCTGATGCTGGGAGATGGAGGGATGTGGAGAGGATAAAATCACTGATGACCCAGAAGGGGTTGCAAAGGACGGATGCGAGAAGCATAGTCGAGCTTCATGGCGTCACCTGCAGTTTTGTCAATGGAGACATGACACACCCTCAGAGCAAGACGATTCATGAAGTATCTGACGTTTTGTCGAGAAAGATCGGTGAAACGGATGACCCAAGAAATCATTGTGATCCTATCTCGTTGACCTCAAGGAGAACGACAGTTCCTAACAAGCATAGTGTCAGGCTGGCGGTCGTCTTCGGTCTGATATCATCCGAGGCCGGAACCCCAGTTCTTGTCAAGAAGAACGTGCGGATATGCAACGACTGCCATCATGCGCTCAAGTTGATATCGAAATATTCAGGACGGAGGATTGTTGTTGGCGACACGAATATCTATCACGAATTTTCAGATGGCTCTTGCTGCTGTGGTGACTATTGGTGA
- the LOC124695475 gene encoding pre-mRNA-splicing factor cwf23-like, whose amino-acid sequence MAATGQDGDDVDHYEILRLPSGAEGAALTVEQIEKAYRTQSRLRHPDKRPDDPNATADFQTLASSYKLLRDEPLRRQFDARLRGRREAAARAAATGVRRRRAVSDLEERERAFAAGGGPYVDPDELARREDKRKAADIDRELSELKARKSSRISGSASTSAHGDKKGGSTENGVKTDKGKYLKVSWEGGADYYTAAKLEEIFKQFGKVEDIVIKTKKSRNRGSAIVVMASKEAAKTALKNHSVYNVFLVPLMVAPVEESGPAFATPPSEPPRAINIDGTGFVDMEASVFRKLQEAHKRKQCG is encoded by the exons aTGGCGGCGACGGGGCAGGACGGCGACGACGTGGACCACTACGAGATACTCCGCCTCCCGTCGGGCGCGGAGGGCGCGGCCCTAACCGTCGAGCAGATCGAGAAGGCCTACCGCACGCAGTCGCGCCTGCGCCACCCCGACAAGCGCCCCGACGACCCCAACGCCACCGCCGACTTCCAGACCCTCGCCAGCTCCTACAAGCTCCTCCGCGACGAGCCCCTCCGCCGCCAGTTCGACGCgcgcctccgcggccgccgcgaggccgccgcccgcgccgccgccaccggggtCAGGCGCCGCAGGGCCGTCTCCGACCTcgaggagcgcgagcgcgccttcGCCGCCGGCGGGGGCCCGTACGTCGACCCCGACGAGCTCGCCAGGCGCGAGGACAAGCGCAAGGCCGCCGACATCGACCGCGAGCTCAGCGAGTTGAAGGCCAGGAAGAGCTCGCGCATCTCGGGATCCGCTTCCACCTCG GCACATGGAGACAAGAAGGGTGGAAGTACAGAGAACGGAGTAAAAACTGATAAGGGGAAATATTTGAAGGTTTCATGGGAAGGTGGAGCAGATTACTATACTGCTGCAAAGTTGGAGGAGATCTTTAAGCAATTCGGCAAGGTTGAAGACATTGTGATCAAGACCAAAAAATCAAGGAACAGGGGTTCAGCAATTGTTGTAATGGCTTCTAAAGAGGCAGCA AAAACCGCACTGAAGAACCATTCTGTGTACAatgtcttcctggtcccattaaTGGTTGCTCCTGTTGAAGAATCGGGTCCAGCATTCGCTACTCCACCATCTGAACCACCGAGGGCAATCAACATTGATGGAACTGGCTTCGTTGATATGGAAGCGTCAGTATTCCGGAAACTTCAAGAG GCCCATAAGAGGAAGCAGTGTGGATAA
- the LOC124701391 gene encoding uncharacterized protein LOC124701391: MAAATRARSASLRRALAATRPAPPQQLRSIHEGPDTIDELLDRHLSKKPPSSSSLLDDDALEAQARRRLTSSRREALGLYRDILRASRLFEWPDERGVPWRESLRANARREFEEARGERDPEVVARLLIGGRDAVDQALERVAEASRRMVQAEEAKRRGGA; encoded by the coding sequence ATGGCCGCGGCCACACGCGCCCGCAGCGCCTCCCTCCGCCGCGCCCTCGCCGCCACGAGGCCGGCCCCGCCGCAGCAGCTCCGATCCATCCACGAGGGGCCCGACACCATCGACGAGCTGCTCGACCGCCACCTCTCCAAGaagcccccctcctcctcctccctcctcgacGACGACGCGCTGGAGGCCCAGGCGCGCCGGCGGCTGACGAGCTCGCGGCGGGAGGCGCTCGGGCTGTACCGGGACATCCTCCGCGCGTCGCGCCTCTTCGAGTGGCCCGACGAGCGCGGGGTGCCGTGGCGCGAGTCCCTGCGCGCCAACGCGCGGCGCGAGTTCGAGGAGGCCCGCGGCGAGCGCGACccggaggtggtggcgcggctccTCATCGGCGGCCGCGACGCCGTCGACCAGGCCCTGGAGCGCGTCGCCGAGGCCTCTCGCCGCATGGTCCAGGCCGAGGAGGCAAAGCGCCGCGGCGGGGCATAG